The sequence GATCGGTTGCTGCCTCCCAATCTTCTGGTGGGCATCGACGACAGGCTCAACCCGGATCCACTGACTGTCGATTTTGCGCGGGAAGGGGGCATCCATGCCGCCTTTGGCAACGGGCCCCATGCCTGTCCCGGCGCTAGCCTGGCTCGCCGTGAGCTGCGCATCTTCCTGAGAGAATGGCTGAGCCGCATTCCCGAGTTCCGGATCAAGGCTGGGACTAAACCTGTCATGGCGACGGGCATGGTAAACGGCATCCTCAAGCTCGAGCTCGCCTGGTCGTGACCCTGTCGGGGCGGGGCGGCCAGCATCGCAGGCGCGATGACCCGAGGCGACCTGCAGCCAGGGACTGGTGATTGGCGATGGTGCGGTTAGCGTAATCCCTCGCAAAGTCCCGCCTAAGACCGGTGGGCAAGGAGAATGGCCTGCCATGGCGATCGTCAATCCGCCACTCGAAGCTGAATACGATCTCGTAATCGTCGGATCGGGGGGAGGCTCGGTACCAGCTGCGCTTGTAGCAAAGCAGCAGGGAAGGACTGCGGTTATCCTTGAGAAAGAGACCCGCTTTGGCGGTTCGACCAGTTTTTCGGGTGGCGTCTGGTGGATCCCCAACAACAGCCTGCTGCGCGAGGCGGGGATTGCCGACAGCTTCGAACGCTCACGCGAGTACTTTGACAGTTGCGTCACGTATTCAGGGCCGGCAGTTACACCTCAACGAAGGGATGCGTTCCTCAAGGCGGCACCGCGGATGCTCGACTGGCTGCGCGACAAGGGCCTGAAAGTCCGTCGACCGCGCGATGATTGGCCCGACTACTACGACAATCTGCCAGGCGGCGAGCCGCAGGGCCGTTCGATCATGCCCGAACCTTTGAACCTTCGTGAATTGGGTCAGTGGGAGGATCATCTGGCGATTTACCCGCCAATGGCATCCCTGCCCATGCCCGCCGAGGAATATCCCACGCTGTTCCTGATGAAGCGGACCTGGGCGGGCAAGCGAAAGGCGCTGCGCATGGCTTGGCTCATGCTTCGTGACCGGCTGACAGGCAGGCAGACGGTTGGCAACGGCTCGGCGATCCAGGGACGAATGCTCCAGATCGCACTCCGCGAAGGGCTTGAAATCCAGCTAGGCAGTCCGGCGCGCCAATTGATCGTCGAGGGCGGTAAGGTCACGGGCGTGATGATCGAGCGCGATGGGAAATCGATACCGGTTCGAGCCCGACAGGGCGTGCTCGTTAACGTCGGCGGGTTTTCGCGCAACAAGTCATTCCGACAGAAGGTGACCGACGGCCCGACGACCGATGAGTGGACTAGCGCGAACCCGGGCGACACCGGCGAGATGGTCCAGGCGATGATCGACATTGGCGCAGCGACCGATTGCCTCGACACCGCCTGGTGGGTCGTTACTTCGCGCAACACCAACGGCGAGTGGCCAGAAGGGGCGATTTGGAAGGACGGGCGCGTGTTCCCGTTCATGCACCACCTCGACCTCAGCATGCCACACTCGATCATGGTCGACCAAAATGGTCGTCGCGTCGCTGACGAGGCCGGTGCCTACATGGAGATCGGCGAGCGGATATACCAGCGCAACCGCGAGACAGGGGGCAGGGCGGTACCCTGCTGGGTGATCTTCGAGAAGCGCCATCGCGAGCGATACCCCTGGGGCGCGATGCCGCCCGGCAAGACGCCGCGGTCCTGGCTCGACAGCGGCTACATGAAGAAAGCCGATACGCTCGAGGAACTCGCGGAACTCTGCGGTATAGATCCGCACGGACTGGTTGCCGAAGCACAGCGGTTCAATCGGTTTTGCGATACCGGGGTGGACGAGGATTTTGGCAGAGGCTGCCGCCGCTTCGACAAGCTCCATGGCGATCCGACGGTCAAGCCGAACCCCAGTCTTGGCAAGGTGGAGCAGGGACCGTTTTATGCCGTCGCGATCTATCCTGGCGATGTCGGCACCGCGGGCGGCGTTGTCACCGACGAGTACGCGCGCGTCCTCAAGGATGATGGATCGATAATTCCGGGCCTCTACGCCACCGGCAACTCGACAGCATCGGTCTTCGGTCGTTGCTACCCGGCGGCAGGGGCGAGTATCGGCGCGTCATTCACCTTTGGCTTCATCGCCGCGCATCACGCAACAGGGTCGAACGAGTTGGAACGCATCATCGCCTGAATGGCGGCGGGCGGGCCTGAGCTTGCACATGGCAACCGGCCGCTGCTCTCTCTCGACGTTCTGAGAGCAGCGACCGATTGGTTCTGTCGAGGCGTAGGGCCAAATCGAGGCCGAGATGCGATCAGGTCGCCTGGAAGGTGCTGCCCTCAACGCCAGCAAACATGGCTCGTCCGCCCTCTTCCAACCGGATGTATTCAAGATAGTGTCCGAGGGATTGCGTCGTATCGACATAGAGATAGTCGAGGGCGCCGGGCATCTCGCCTTCCATCGCAATTGCAGTGCCGCCTTCGACGTGTGCAGCCCTGATTGCCGAGAGTTCGGCCTTGCTATCGACCAGCATGCCAAAATGATGATGTCGAACGACGAAGTCCTGCCGACCGGCGATCCAGTTCGCGTAGAGCTCGACGGCATCGCCGACAGGTTCGATCAGCTCGATCATCGTCTGCTGCGCGAAGGCGAGCGAGATCCGCATAAAGCCGCCCGGCGGGTCCATCCTGCTAAAGGCGCCAGTACCGAACCTTTCGCGAAACAGCGCTTCCGCCCGGGCAACGTCGTTCGTTACGTAGGCGATCTGAAAAATCCTGTCCAACAGGGGAACGGTCATCGCGGTTGTCTCCATTGAGCACATGGTGTCAGTAGCCGTAGCGTCCGCGGTAAGCGGCGTAGCGCTCTTTCAGCGCATCGCTGCTGCCGCCGAAGTCCTCGGGGGTGAAGCGCTGCATCGTGGTCGAGCGACGGGGATTCGCGGCAAGCCAGCCACGCATTGCCACTTCAGCCTGCGCGGACAGTTCGAGGCCAAAGTGATCATAGATGCGATGCACGAAACCGATCTGGTCGCGGACGAAATCTGCAAACTGGACGTCGAAAACCTGCCCCGGATGCTTCGCCTTGACCTCGTCTGCGCGCCGCAGAGCTAGTTCCCAGAACTCTTCTTCGCGCGCATAAACACGGGCAGCATCAGCGTTTTCACCGCAAAACATGCGGTGTGCGGCACTGATCAGGTTAACGACAGAGGGAATTGACTGCAGCGGATCTCGGTGGGTTTGAACCACCATTGCATCCGGGAAGACTGCCAAGACTTCGTGGAGGGAAAGCGTGTCGGTGGGGTTCTTGAGAAGCCACCGCCGGTCCGGATCATTGGCACCGATCAACCGGAGATTGTCTGCAAAATGGCGATAGCTGGGGGTGTCATCCTGCATTCGATACCAGAAATCATACCTCGGGATGACGAACTGAGACGGGAACATGTTGGTGCAGAACCGTTGGGCCAGCAGATTGAGAGATTCCTCGACTGTGTCCACCGCCATGCCGTGATCTTCAAGGAATTCGGGAGCCTGTGCGATCATGCCATCAAGGATTGACTTCGAATTCCTGAAGTCCGGATTGTCGGACCAGGCGCTGCGCGGCGGACGCGGCTGAGGTGCAGCGCAGAGCCAATGCTCTGCTCCCTGGAACTGCGGGTCCATCGAAAGCAGCTTGTGCAATGCCGTAGTGCCCGAACGGACGATGCCAGTCACGATCAAGGGCCGAACCACCGGGCGCAGCATCGCCTCGGCATGGCGCTTGAAGCCGTCAATGGAGCGGAGCCGCCCGGTCAGGTGGCCGAGTATGCTTTCGCGAGCGGCGATTGCTCCTTGCGGAGACAGGTTTGCGCTATCCAGCTCATCGAGCAGTCGGTCAAGGCCTTCATGAAAGTCGGGCTTGCCGAAGTCTTCGAGACCGGTTCGACGCGCCGCTTCGGCACACATCTCCTCGCGGCTGCCTGCAAAAAGGCAGTCTTCGCCCACTTTGGCGATCCTTGTCACCCGATGTTCCTTTCCCAACCTCTCCGATGCGAATATTAGCCGCATTGCAGCCTGCCGCCGTCCCCAAATGGCAATGCAGCAAGGAAGGGCGCAATGGACGCTGAAGGTGAAAACGGGTTGATCGCTGCCGCGCATCAGGGGGTGATTGATCCAGCTGGCTGGAAGCCATTTGCAGCCGCTCTTCGCCAAACAATGGGCGCGGTTCACGCGAATCTGACTCTACGGCGAACTGACGCGCCAATGTCTGAGCTGACCTCCTTCGCCAGTGGCGGCGACGAAGAGGAAATCTCGCAGTTTTATTTCGGCGGTTTTCACCGCGAGGACCCGCTGCCCTACTATCGGCTTGGCGCGGGGCAGGTCTTCTCTCTTGCGGAGTTGTTCGGGCCTGGAGAGGAAGTCGGCATGGCGAGGATGCAGGGGTTGCTCGATCACCTTGGCGCCAAGCACCTGCTGA comes from Novosphingobium ginsenosidimutans and encodes:
- a CDS encoding FAD-binding protein, whose product is MAIVNPPLEAEYDLVIVGSGGGSVPAALVAKQQGRTAVILEKETRFGGSTSFSGGVWWIPNNSLLREAGIADSFERSREYFDSCVTYSGPAVTPQRRDAFLKAAPRMLDWLRDKGLKVRRPRDDWPDYYDNLPGGEPQGRSIMPEPLNLRELGQWEDHLAIYPPMASLPMPAEEYPTLFLMKRTWAGKRKALRMAWLMLRDRLTGRQTVGNGSAIQGRMLQIALREGLEIQLGSPARQLIVEGGKVTGVMIERDGKSIPVRARQGVLVNVGGFSRNKSFRQKVTDGPTTDEWTSANPGDTGEMVQAMIDIGAATDCLDTAWWVVTSRNTNGEWPEGAIWKDGRVFPFMHHLDLSMPHSIMVDQNGRRVADEAGAYMEIGERIYQRNRETGGRAVPCWVIFEKRHRERYPWGAMPPGKTPRSWLDSGYMKKADTLEELAELCGIDPHGLVAEAQRFNRFCDTGVDEDFGRGCRRFDKLHGDPTVKPNPSLGKVEQGPFYAVAIYPGDVGTAGGVVTDEYARVLKDDGSIIPGLYATGNSTASVFGRCYPAAGASIGASFTFGFIAAHHATGSNELERIIA
- a CDS encoding VOC family protein — translated: MTVPLLDRIFQIAYVTNDVARAEALFRERFGTGAFSRMDPPGGFMRISLAFAQQTMIELIEPVGDAVELYANWIAGRQDFVVRHHHFGMLVDSKAELSAIRAAHVEGGTAIAMEGEMPGALDYLYVDTTQSLGHYLEYIRLEEGGRAMFAGVEGSTFQAT
- a CDS encoding sulfotransferase family protein → MTRIAKVGEDCLFAGSREEMCAEAARRTGLEDFGKPDFHEGLDRLLDELDSANLSPQGAIAARESILGHLTGRLRSIDGFKRHAEAMLRPVVRPLIVTGIVRSGTTALHKLLSMDPQFQGAEHWLCAAPQPRPPRSAWSDNPDFRNSKSILDGMIAQAPEFLEDHGMAVDTVEESLNLLAQRFCTNMFPSQFVIPRYDFWYRMQDDTPSYRHFADNLRLIGANDPDRRWLLKNPTDTLSLHEVLAVFPDAMVVQTHRDPLQSIPSVVNLISAAHRMFCGENADAARVYAREEEFWELALRRADEVKAKHPGQVFDVQFADFVRDQIGFVHRIYDHFGLELSAQAEVAMRGWLAANPRRSTTMQRFTPEDFGGSSDALKERYAAYRGRYGY